One Patescibacteria group bacterium genomic window, TAGAGAATGAGCCTGAAAACGATCGTCGCGTCCGTCTTCGCGCTGTTCCTGTTGGCGGGGTGTGCGCCCAAGTTCCAAGTCACCGTGCCTGAAGGCTGGAAAGTGGCTAAGGAATTGAACGAAGAGGGCGTGCAAGCGAAACTCCTTGTCAACGCAAAGGAGGATATCGCGATCAAGGTCTTCTGCGTGCCGGCCGAACAAGTGCCGGTCGAGGAAGCTCTGAAGTCGACGGTCGACCTTGTGAACCAGGCTCAGGGCCAGATCGTCGAACAGGACCTCGCCGCTGACAAGAGCTCGTCCCGGGTCGTTTTTACGGTTACGGTTGATGGCACTGATCTTGCCGGCCGTCAGGTGTTCAAGCTGAGCAGCTATAAGCACGCCAAGGCGTTGCTTATCTCCAGTGTTTGGTTGGCCGCGCAAGATGCCGAGGCTGCCAAGGCTTTTGAGATCATCGCCGCTTCAGCTGACTTCAAGTAGCCGCCCAGCGTCAGTTTCGTTTCCGATTCTCTCAGTTTGCCGCGTCTCGTCAGACGCGGTCTTTTTTATCCATTTATCCACAAAAGGTGTCAGGTACTTTTGGGGTGCCAAAGGTACCAGGTACCTTTTGCCCGGAAATCGGCGGTGCGGTACACTAGCCGGGCATTCATTAATATTTCGTTGTGACCATGGATGAACTCGCCCGACAACTGGATCGTCCCGGGGACAACGCGCATTGTCCCGGCGTTTTCGTGCTGCGTGGCGGCCAAGTGCTCGTCGGTCTGCGGCACTATGCCAAGCACGGCATCGCCGCGACCGATCTCTGGACCATCCCCGGCGGCCGCTGCGAAACCGGGGAGACCATCGGCCAGGCGGTCCGGCGCGAAGCGGCCGAGGAAGCCGGCCTGACCGAACTCGAGCTCACCGACTGGTTGGCCGAGATACCCGGCGCCCGGGCCGGCGACATCGTCCCGCTCTTCATCGGCCGTTCGTCCCAGCCGCCGCGCCTCATGGAGCCGGAGAAGTTCGCCGAGTGGCGCTGGTGCGAT contains:
- a CDS encoding NUDIX hydrolase; the protein is MDELARQLDRPGDNAHCPGVFVLRGGQVLVGLRHYAKHGIAATDLWTIPGGRCETGETIGQAVRREAAEEAGLTELELTDWLAEIPGARAGDIVPLFIGRSSQPPRLMEPEKFAEWRWCDPAAVPRPFINPEALILLQAWVRSHPQN